The genomic region cttcatttttgttctgcagaagaaagaaagtcatacacatatgggatggcatgagggtgagtaaatgatgaaagaattttcatttttgggtgaacttttcattTAAACCCCCTACTAGTATGCACAATAATTTGTAGCACTGACAAGAAGGAGTgttgatttatttaaaaagtttaaagaaaaaataatttcatgaatGTAAATGTACCCTACAGTGATTTACTCTTTCTTTCACAGATTCAAGAGAACTCACCTGCAGAGAGAGCTGGTCTGGAGCCCTTTTTTGATTTCATCATATCCATTGGCAATAATCGTCTTGtaagttttatttgtaaaaatcgAATGTTTTTTTCTTGTGATGTGGAATTTGTGTACTGTAATTCAGACATTTACTTTGACACACAAGTAACAACAAACATATGGCCCCAGCAAGGGATTATCTGTAATCagcaggcccagatggaatctgctaACTTTTCTGCATTTTCAGCACCAGTTTTGAGGGGAAATCTGCAGAATACTTCAAAAGGGATTTAAACagtaaaatttgtaaaatggagcTGAAAATATGACAGTCTTATTGATagctgaagggatagttcacctaaaaaggaaaattctctcatcaatttctcaccttcatgccatcccagatgtgtatgacttttttcagcagaacacaaacaaagatttttaggagaatatctcagctctgtaggtccagaaaatacaagtgaatggtgaccagaactttaaaggtcccaaaatcacataaaggcagcataaaagtaatccatatgactccagtggtttaatcaatgtcttctgaagcgatccaatcagttttagttgagaacagactaaaatgtaattcctttaccactataaatcttgagagcagtctccttggccattgtgatttcaagctcaattacacttcctagcgccgaCTAGCACTTTTGCATGTGTCagactaagaagtgtaatcgagcttgaaatcataattgtgcttagagactgcaattgcaagaagtacagtgaaaaaggaattatattttggtctgttctcatccaaaacttgcattgtgaggaccaacagagctgaaatattcttctaaaatctttgtttgcgttctacagaaaaaaaaaaaagtcaaacacatctgggatggcaagaatttttatttttgggtgaattatgcctttaataaataaacatgcgTGGGGTGGGGAATGCGTAGAACTTTTATGAATATAAAATGTTGCAATCAATCAACAATGTTACTTTGATCATGAGGAGTTAATGACCGTTCTATACCTGATATGCTGTCTAAACAGAACCAGGAGAATGATATGCTGAAGGACCTCCTCAAGGCTAATGTGGAGAAACCGGTGAAAATGGAAGTATATTGTACAAAGACTATGAGGGTGCGGGAATTGGAGGTGGTTCCTAGCAACATGTGGGGGGGCCAGGGACTTCTGGGGGCCAGTGTCCGCTTCTGCAGCTTTCAAGGAGCCAATGAAAATGTCTGGCATGTTCTAGTAAGTGATCTTTGTATTTAGGGTATGTAGTTTGTTTCCTTTAAATACTTTGGCTTCTTCAAAATCAGACCGTTCTCTATTCTTTGTATAGTTATTTTGCCTTAATTTTTAGGATGTGGAGCCAAATTCACCTGCAGCATTGGCCGGACTCAAGGAACATGCAGATTTTATTGTCGGAGCTGACCAAGTTTTGCAAGAGGTAAGGagggaattatttatttttatgaacgcTTGATTTTTATTTGCAGAGGGAAAAAaagatttattaaagggatattctTTTCAGTCAAGAAATGGTTTAATTTCCCAACAGTCAGAGGACTTCTTCTCCCTTATTGAAGCCCATGAGGGGAAGCCATTGAAGCTCCTGGTCTATAATACAGAGATGGATAAATGCAGGGAGGTGGTTGTCACACCAAATGGTGCCTGGGGGGGAGCAGGCAGGTAATAACCCTGTTAAAAACCTTATTACATGGCTGTCTTGTGTCCTCAATTCTAAATTTgccaatggcgccatctagcagttGAATACTTCTGAATAACAACCGCACATCTAGAGATTAAGTGATATCAGACCAGTCATCTGGGTATTGCGAGTGATCTTTTCTACTTTTTGTATCACTCTGTGATATATCAAATTAAGCTAAAAAGTACATTTCAATGCaattaatgtttcatgtccatttatttagttatttggcaagtagtcttgtaataagcagaataatgagcagtcagacggtcattttttcaatgtaaacactgACACAAGTGGATGTGGAATTTAGCTGTTTCTAGAGACTTAGTGATCTGTTATTCATACGTAATaacaatttcaacacaaatcaatatttaatgttcattcaaatatttgaataggtagccgtgtaataagcaggataatttaTAATCAGACAAGGAAAATAACAAGGTTTATTTTGGTATAACAACTGGCtgaatgtacattatcccttacttagtgAAGTCCTGACCCAGCCTTCACTATGCATTTCTTGAGTAATAATTCTCAAAACTGCCTCCTCCAGAGCATTTGATAAACTTTATTTGGTTTTGCCTCCATAGTCTTGGTTGTGGCATTGGATATGGCTACTTGCACCGAATCCCAGCACGACCTGACAGCCCAAAATCTGAAAATGTCAGTCCTCAGATTTCTCCTGTGGCTGGGACCCCAGAGCAAGAATTGCCTACAAATGGATTCATGGAGGTAGTTTGTttgtagggctgcaacaactaatcaataattactgataATGGAAGTCATctacaacgaatttcattatcgattagttggatatttacATATGCACAGAGAAGCCCTGTCATTGACATCACTTTACAgaccagtgaaaaatgtgttgcatgatgaaactcatttgaaaaacaacagaGACAAGTTGAAGCGGAACAAACATGAccaagttgtccagcgcacaagagcactttataaacacttcaaagaagattaTAATAAGCATAACGTTTTATGAGGACCGGTTTCTGCATCAGGTAGTCTACGTTGACAGAGGGCGTGTGCTGTTTAATGCCCGAGAGTTGTTTTTCTCCAGtgcatcacttacattttacgctaatttctatattttataatgtatacatgttgtGAATTCAAAATCAAACGTGTGTTTCACCTTTTTTTgcaaaacagtttgtttttaCCACAAGCGAGTATCCGTTAAACTTTGATAAGTGAACGAGCTCGCACATTCGCAACAATCAAACTGATCGCAGTGGAAAAAGGGAGCGTAATCATTTGGATTAAACCGTGCAACATCTTACCACGATTTCAGTTTTTAGGATTTTTAGTCACACTCCAGTACTTTTTGTTaaattttacaagtaaaggaaaggaactgttttgcatatgtcccgaaagtaataataatgataataataataatacattcaaacattcatgattcaggctttgttcaaagttttgtgagtggaaagaatcgtgaattcagtactgtaaatcgaaccaaatccttacactctttatcatttctgtttttgttttttgaaattatatttgtaagttttttatccgattaatcaaaGGAATAAccaaagattaatcgattatcaaaataatcgttagttgcagccctaagtGTATTCACAAAGACTGTGATGTCTTGTGAATTAAATGTAGATCCATAAATGAGTACGTGTATTAGCATATTTGGATTTGCTTTAGGTTAGAGTGTTTGGTAGATACTTTTTAGCAGTGTAACTGAAATGGATGTCCTTAGGTGTCCCTATTGGCAGCATCTGGTCAGACAGGGAGTGGCTTGGATCTTGAAACGCCACTGCCAACACCTATTCAGAGAGTCATGGATCCTTGTAAGGCATTCAAATATATGTTCCATCTATTtccctttatttattttaggcTGCTTATTTTTGGCTCTTTTTGTTTAACATTTTCTGTAGAAGAAGAATCATGAAAAGACATCGTAATGTACAAGAGCAATGTTTCCTCCAGGTTTCACAGATCAGTCTGAAGTGGCTATGATGAATTCAGAGGTGTCAGACACGGCTGAACGACTGGACCTGTCTGTTTCTTCCATTGACATGACGAACACATCCCTGGCTGTTCAAGAGGACATTGGCATATCAGGTGTCAGTAAGGCAGCCTTAAAAATTTTAGGTGAAGTTGACCGACAGAATTCAATCTGTGAAGTCATTAAATTGAGTACATGAAATATGCAAACACATGTCTCATTTGGCAGAAGAGCTACAAGACAATGAGGTTCCTTACTGGGACCCTGAGGAGCAGATTACAGAGGAATCTCCTGCTGCAGATTTCATCTCCTCTGTTGGAGAAGAGCCTTCACCACCACCTTCAGACGTTCATCTCTCACACTCTCAATTCCCAAATACTCCACTTGATTATAACATGCCGAAAGACATGTCATCTTTGATGAATTCTTCAATCCCATCTTTTGACTCTTCTGTGCCTCCTATAGACATCTCTTCCCTTCTCATTGACCCCACAGCCCTTCGCTTTGAGTCTTCTGCCCTGCCTGCAGAACATTCCTTAAAACCCAATGTGTCCTCACCTTTTCCCTCAGAAACTGATTGTTTCAATCAGGGCTATTCTATTGAGCAACAGTCTTTGAAACGTAGCTTAGTTGAGAGCGGAACGGAAACAGTTTCCTCTGAACTGTTGTCTCTAGATTCCCATAGTGCAGAAATCAAAGATGAAGCTGCTCTTCAGTAGTGTCACTGCTACCAAGTACCATGTTGTATCTTGTTTAGGAAATTGCTTAATGATCATTGGGTGAGTGCTTTTTATTGACTTTGTTACTGTTAGAATCAGGTCTTGGACTTTTGTATTTTTTGAACTGTTGGGTGCAGTACAGCatactttttattttacatttgcgtGCATGTAGTCAGGATGCTTGTAGGCTATTTGAATATGAGTAAGccattgttttacattttgtagATCATAATTTAGAAGATAGTATTTTATGTAACTAAGTTGGAACTTTTTCTACAGCCTGTTTGATTAAACAACATATATTCTTCTGTTGGCTTTATACCCCACAAATGGTTTGGTAGAAGCATACCAAAACCTTAACTTAATTGACAGTTTGATAAATATTTGTAGTGTTCATTAAGCTACTACACAATCATTCATGCACTGCTGTCTTAAACTCAGCACTCAGTATAGATCATCTCCTGTATATTTAGCTAATGCCCCATATCAATGCCCCAAAATCTGCACAAAGGAGCTATAGAATACtgtaacagaatatatatatatatatatatatatatatatatatatatatatatatatatatatatatatatatatatatatatatatcgcatgttaactaattttgtcTAGGTATGGCATTATATTATTTTGGCTTACTTTGAAAGACTCCTTATTTtgcttttattgcttttttccctGTATTGTTGGATTGCTTGTTAAGGAAAGTGCAAATTTTAATACTGGACAAGGGTTTTGTATTTGTTTAGTGTTGCAAGCCAAAATCTTTCTCAACTTTCAAACTCTTAATTAGTcagtaattttaatatttttatgtgattttagAATCTTTTCATCGCAAATATTTAACTGAAGTGTTTGCGACTTAGTCTTCATCTGTGTTGGAGAGATTGATTGAATGTGCTTTAGGTTGTAAAGAGTAATGTTGTATTTATGCTTAACATATTGGTTGCCTGGCTAGGAAGTCAGTATATAACAATGAACACTGAACTAAATCAACACTAGAGAAATGTTGTCATAGTAAACCATGCTTTGACTATATTGAGACAGACTATTGTGGTTTACTTATGATTGGTCATTTGTTGATCTATGCAAATGTTGAAATAATGCCAGTGGAATTGATGTGGTATTCTGACTGAGTTTAATCACTACTGCCACATTTACCAAGAGTAGTGTCATACCtaggtgtttattttttattagcattGGTGAAGGGAATAGCTAGTTGAGAGAATATCTTGTAGATCTTAAGCTCTTTGCCGAAacaaattgtgaaactgtttcagcagtgagtgaacactTAATGTAAGTGTCTATGTATAAGTGAATCCAGCGAATACTTAAGACAACACAATCATGTTACGTCATGAGGGAGAGGGGACAATGTTGTTTTGAGTTTTCCTTTCTTTTTAAATTGTAGAATAACTGTTCTTCACCAGTGTGAacagaaatgtatatttttgcaattattgTAGTTAAGCTAATGAGGAGATTGAGTAAATACAGGAAACGGTCTACTTAAACTATATTGTTGGGGGTTTGGGGAAAATGTCAAATTGCATAACACTGGAACCATACACTGCAATAAAATCCGAAATAGGCCCAGCAATTATTGttggtgtttttctttttctggtgTACTGTGGTTTTGAAGCATACTGGGATATTTGGGGAATAAAATAGTTTTTACGACCAGTATACACATTTTAATAAATCTTTTTAATTCTAGTTTATAAGCCCAATTTTTAGGCTAGGTCATATTTCAGCGGATTTTTAATTGAGATCTGCACAAACGTGTCATTGTGATGTGAAGTCATGTGATGTGATATCCTCCACACACTAATGTAGAAGTTAGGAGATGTGAAAGATGCCACTACAAGAGCGCTAATATTTTTGCACCAGTACAGGAAATTTGGAATTAACAGTCCAACTGAGATTAATACAACGAACATTTTCGGTTAAGGGGTAGTTTCTGCATGTCTCTTGTATGATCAAAATAAGGCTCCTCTGGCGCTGAGAGAAATACAGAATGCGCGAATTATGCGGGATCATGATCACACTTTGTTTAATTGCCGAGGTGAGTAATATTTAGTAATAAATAGATTTACCGTTTATTAAGATTTACAGCTTGCAAAGGTAttagaaaatatttgtttgaataatGTTGCAAGTCTTTGATTTTTTATCACCAAAATTTGATTTGAGTGTAATAGCTTACATATCTTGCTTAGACTCAAACACGCATCTTCACTCACTCATACGGTCATTTTCACACAGTGGAAAAAACAGTTTAAACtggtagctggtttaagctggttatAAACTGGTCCAAGCtagtcatgagctggtccaagctgggagaccagcttggaTAGCTACTAGCTGGTCATATCAGCTCTAGCTGGTTTTTGGAAGatggtagctggtcgaccagcttaaaccagtttaTGACCACCTGGGGCCAGCTaatgaccatcttaaaccagtttatgaccagcttggaccagtttaaaccagcttaCGACCAGCTTgggccagctaatgaccagcttaaaccagtttatgaccagcttggaccagtttaaaccagcttaCGACCAGCTTGGGCCAGAtaatgaccagcttaaaccagtttatgaccagcttgaaccagtttatgaccagcttggaccagtttaAACCATTTTATGACCAGCTTgggccagctaatgaccagcttaaaccagtttatgaccagcttaaaccagctaccatgttccaaaacacagctaccagtttAAGCTGATTGTTCCACAAGACACACTGTCCATTTAGCATACAAGACTGTTTATTGTTCTTTGCCAG from Myxocyprinus asiaticus isolate MX2 ecotype Aquarium Trade chromosome 5, UBuf_Myxa_2, whole genome shotgun sequence harbors:
- the LOC127440296 gene encoding Golgi reassembly-stacking protein 1-like isoform X3, with the translated sequence MRYGYIITGYIMHYVCCTEKIAMATLQRGGLKRKYGFSEEDAVYYSSSPSSHSEWDSDEDGNQSDTVDFGPIGPFPSSLHMPISSILKKTKNTQSKGSVGFGLVTVFFFQRCQGFISVPSHGGCTLGMVSRHAACQQFTLTEHAEEQQRLRLKRLRERHEEERLEALRQRIQENSPAERAGLEPFFDFIISIGNNRLNQENDMLKDLLKANVEKPVKMEVYCTKTMRVRELEVVPSNMWGGQGLLGASVRFCSFQGANENVWHVLDVEPNSPAALAGLKEHADFIVGADQVLQESEDFFSLIEAHEGKPLKLLVYNTEMDKCREVVVTPNGAWGGAGSLGCGIGYGYLHRIPARPDSPKSENVSPQISPVAGTPEQELPTNGFMEVSLLAASGQTGSGLDLETPLPTPIQRVMDPCFTDQSEVAMMNSEVSDTAERLDLSVSSIDMTNTSLAVQEDIGISGVKELQDNEVPYWDPEEQITEESPAADFISSVGEEPSPPPSDVHLSHSQFPNTPLDYNMPKDMSSLMNSSIPSFDSSVPPIDISSLLIDPTALRFESSALPAEHSLKPNVSSPFPSETDCFNQGYSIEQQSLKRSLVESGTETVSSELLSLDSHSAEIKDEAALQ
- the LOC127440296 gene encoding uncharacterized protein LOC127440296 isoform X1: MRYGYIITGYIMHYVCCTEKIAMATLQRGGLKRKYGFSEEDAVYYSSSPSSHSEWDSDEDGNQSDTVDFGPIGPFPSSLHMPISSILKKTKNTQSKGSVGFGLVTVFFFQRCQGFISVPSHGGCTLGMVSRHAACQQFTLTEHAEEQQRLRLKRLRERHEEERLEALRQRIQENSPAERAGLEPFFDFIISIGNNRLNQENDMLKDLLKANVEKPVKMEVYCTKTMRVRELEVVPSNMWGGQGLLGASVRFCSFQGANENVWHVLDVEPNSPAALAGLKEHADFIVGADQVLQESEDFFSLIEAHEGKPLKLLVYNTEMDKCREVVVTPNGAWGGAGSLGCGIGYGYLHRIPARPDSPKSENVSPQISPVAGTPEQELPTNGFMEVSLLAASGQTGSGLDLETPLPTPIQRVMDPCFTDQSEVAMMNSEVSDTAERLDLSVSSIDMTNTSLAVQEDIGISGVSKAALKILEELQDNEVPYWDPEEQITEESPAADFISSVGEEPSPPPSDVHLSHSQFPNTPLDYNMPKDMSSLMNSSIPSFDSSVPPIDISSLLIDPTALRFESSALPAEHSLKPNVSSPFPSETDCFNQGYSIEQQSLKRSLVESGTETVSSELLSLDSHSAEIKDEAALQ
- the LOC127440296 gene encoding uncharacterized protein LOC127440296 isoform X4 codes for the protein MRYGYIITGYIMHYVCCTEKIAMATLQRGGLKRKYGFSEEDAVYYSSSPSSHSEWDSDEDGNQSDTVDFGPIGPFPSSLHMPISSILKKTKNTQSKGSVGFGLVTVFFFQRCQGFISVPSHGGCTLGMVSRHAACQQFTLTEHAEEQQRLRLKRLRERHEEERLEALRQRIQENSPAERAGLEPFFDFIISIGNNRLNQENDMLKDLLKANVEKPVKMEVYCTKTMRVRELEVVPSNMWGGQGLLGASVRFCSFQGANENVWHVLDVEPNSPAALAGLKEHADFIVGADQVLQESEDFFSLIEAHEGKPLKLLVYNTEMDKCREVVVTPNGAWGGAGSLGCGIGYGYLHRIPARPDSPKSENVSPQISPVAGTPEQELPTNGFMEVSLLAASGQTGSGLDLETPLPTPIQRVMDPCFTDQSEVAMMNSEVSDTAERLDLSVSSIDMTNTSLAVQEDIGISEELQDNEVPYWDPEEQITEESPAADFISSVGEEPSPPPSDVHLSHSQFPNTPLDYNMPKDMSSLMNSSIPSFDSSVPPIDISSLLIDPTALRFESSALPAEHSLKPNVSSPFPSETDCFNQGYSIEQQSLKRSLVESGTETVSSELLSLDSHSAEIKDEAALQ
- the LOC127440296 gene encoding uncharacterized protein LOC127440296 isoform X2, with the translated sequence MVVSSTHEIRVHNYWIAMATLQRGGLKRKYGFSEEDAVYYSSSPSSHSEWDSDEDGNQSDTVDFGPIGPFPSSLHMPISSILKKTKNTQSKGSVGFGLVTVFFFQRCQGFISVPSHGGCTLGMVSRHAACQQFTLTEHAEEQQRLRLKRLRERHEEERLEALRQRIQENSPAERAGLEPFFDFIISIGNNRLNQENDMLKDLLKANVEKPVKMEVYCTKTMRVRELEVVPSNMWGGQGLLGASVRFCSFQGANENVWHVLDVEPNSPAALAGLKEHADFIVGADQVLQESEDFFSLIEAHEGKPLKLLVYNTEMDKCREVVVTPNGAWGGAGSLGCGIGYGYLHRIPARPDSPKSENVSPQISPVAGTPEQELPTNGFMEVSLLAASGQTGSGLDLETPLPTPIQRVMDPCFTDQSEVAMMNSEVSDTAERLDLSVSSIDMTNTSLAVQEDIGISGVSKAALKILEELQDNEVPYWDPEEQITEESPAADFISSVGEEPSPPPSDVHLSHSQFPNTPLDYNMPKDMSSLMNSSIPSFDSSVPPIDISSLLIDPTALRFESSALPAEHSLKPNVSSPFPSETDCFNQGYSIEQQSLKRSLVESGTETVSSELLSLDSHSAEIKDEAALQ
- the LOC127440296 gene encoding Golgi reassembly-stacking protein 1-like isoform X6, giving the protein MGLTQSSGAPEGGTEGYHVHGIQENSPAERAGLEPFFDFIISIGNNRLNQENDMLKDLLKANVEKPVKMEVYCTKTMRVRELEVVPSNMWGGQGLLGASVRFCSFQGANENVWHVLDVEPNSPAALAGLKEHADFIVGADQVLQESEDFFSLIEAHEGKPLKLLVYNTEMDKCREVVVTPNGAWGGAGSLGCGIGYGYLHRIPARPDSPKSENVSPQISPVAGTPEQELPTNGFMEVSLLAASGQTGSGLDLETPLPTPIQRVMDPCFTDQSEVAMMNSEVSDTAERLDLSVSSIDMTNTSLAVQEDIGISGVKELQDNEVPYWDPEEQITEESPAADFISSVGEEPSPPPSDVHLSHSQFPNTPLDYNMPKDMSSLMNSSIPSFDSSVPPIDISSLLIDPTALRFESSALPAEHSLKPNVSSPFPSETDCFNQGYSIEQQSLKRSLVESGTETVSSELLSLDSHSAEIKDEAALQ